CCCGCGCACGCGATCGCCAACACCGCCACCGCCCAGATCCATCGGATGTGCATCGGAACCCCCTTCCGCGACGGTCCTTTCCCGCCGTGGGCAAAGAGATATTTGATTCTGCCGGTTCGCGAGGTCAAGTTATTTCTTGTTCGCGCCTTTCCACGGCTACCGTACGTCCCAACAGGGCGGAATTGTGACGGTCAAGGCCAATCCGAGGTTTTAGGGTAAGGGCGACCCGGCCTTTCTCCGAAGGGAGGTTTACAGGCCCGCGTTTTCGGGGGTCATTTGGTGTGGTGTGCGTCACGTTCGCGTTGCGCGATGCGGGCGCATGTGTTAACGAATTGCGTTATCCAGAAATCGGGGCATGGCCTTGGCCAAGATCGATCCCAAAGAGCCCGGAATTGAGCGCGCGAAAGTCACCCTGATCGGGTTCGACAGCGAGGACGTCCGTTACGAGGCGGTCAAGAAGATCGCCGAATTGCTGGACATCAGCTTCGACGAGGCGACCGAGTTGGCCGAGTCGGCGCCCGTGGACCTGCTGCCGTCGGCGCCGGTCGAGGCGGCCGAACTGCTGGCCGAAAAGCTCGCCAATGCCGGGTGCATCGCCGAAGCGCTTCCCCTTGGACAGGTCTATCGGTACTGCGAAACGCACCCCCACCGACGTGCGCGGGCGCGGTGCAAGACCTGCGAGATCAACATCTGCGAGCTGTGCCTGCGCAACAGCAAGGGCCGTTTCTACTGCCCCGAGCATTACGAAATCTTCAAGCAGAAGCGCACGTTGCGGATGGTGGGGGTCGCACTCGCCGGCGTCGCGGCGCTCTTCGTCGCCGCGTTCTTCTCCGCGCCGCTGATTCGGATGTGGAAATTTTACATCTCGTCGTTCGACACGCACGTGGCCGTCATCTACGTCTCGCAAAAACCCAACGAGGCGCAGAGCACGTTCTTTACGAAAAACATGGCGCGATCGCTGGAAGAACCGGGCTACCACCCGGGAGACGCGCACACGATCGCCGACCTCGCCGACTGGTTCAACCACGAGTACCAGCGCGTCACGACCGATTCGGATTCGCCCTTCGAACTGACGTCGTACGGGTTCTATACGATCAAGATCGGTCCGCCGCCCGCCGCGCCCGCGGGGGACAAGTCGTACAAGGGCCTGGAAATGAAGGCGGCCTACTGGGGCTACTTCAAGGACCTGATCGAGCAGAACCACCTGACCGACCGCGTGGACGCCGACGTGGTGCTGCTCGTGGAGCTCGTCGACGACACGGGCCGCGACCGCGACTTCATCGAGGATCTGGGCAGCGCGCAGTTCGGTTACGCTTACATTCAGATTCCAGTAGCGAATATGAAGTGGTCGAACGATTACTACGTCGCCGCCGCCGGCCACTACATCGCCCGCGCGCTCGGGGCGTCGCTCAAGCTCTCGGACAAGGGATTCCCGAAGAACCCCGAGGGGCTCGCGAGCCCGCAGCAGCAGCCGCCGTTCCCGCAGCCGCAAGCCGAGATCGCCGCGGGTTACCGCGCGGTCGAGGAGTTTACGATCGAGCGGCCGAGCACGCTGGACGACTACGTGGTCGGTCCGCTGACCGGATACGAATTCGGATGGATTTCGGCCAACCTCGTTCAGGGGATCTATCCGAACGCCACGTTCCAATAACCCGGCCGCCGCGCGGCCCGGGGGACGACCGTGAAAACAACGCGGGCGGCGATCGCTCGAATCGCTTTCATGTCCGTTTGCCTCGCCGTCGCGTGCGGTGCTTGTGCCGGCGATCTCGCCCCATCCCCCGCCCGATTCGAACTCGAACTCGTGCAATCCGCCGCCGGGCGACTCGTGCTCACCGGCCGCGCGCCGGTTCCCGACGGCACGTGGGTCTATCTCGACGTGGTCGGCGATCCCGGACGGCTGGACGCCCTGTGGGGAGAGGCCGCACCGGTCTTCGATGGTCGGTTCGCGCTCACGCTGCCCTTCACGGAGCCGCTGGTCTATCACGCGCGGGCCGGGCTCTCGCCGAGCCTCAATCCGTCGCTCGCCGATGCGTTCGCGAAGATCCCGGAGCGCCCCGGCATCGAAATTTTGAAGACCGATGCGGGGCCAGAAATCGTCGTGCGTCTCAAGACCGCCATCGGCACGCCCGCCGAGCGCGCCGCCGCCCACAAGGCGGTGATTGCCGATCTGCGTGCGTGGGAAAAGTCGTTCGCCCGCGAGACGGAGGATCTGGCAAACGGCGACGCGAAGGCGTTGCCCGAGATCTGGCGACGATACGCACGAGAGCGCGACCGGCTTCGCGGCGCCACGCCCGGGCGGCTGCTCTACGCGCCCGCGGCCGCGGCGGATCTGACGAAATGGGCCGACGACCTGGACGACCTGATGCGCCTCGCCGCCGCTCGCGCGACGGGTGCGCACGACGCCGACGCGTGGGAAAAGTCCCTTCGTTCAGCCCAAAAACGAGCCGAATCTTACGCCAAGCGAATCGCCGATCTCGACGCCGCGATGGAGAGCGACGCGCACTGAGCCGATTGCCCCAACCGCTTCACATCGATAAAATGCTTCCATCTGAAACTTCGGACGAAAGAGGTGCCCCATGCGCGCGGCATTGGTGTCGGTATTGTTCGCGGTGCTCGTGTTTGCTTCGGGACTGACCGGTTGCGGCGGCGATGACGACGATTCCGGCGGCGGATCGGGCGGCGACGACGATACCGGCGACGACGATACGGGTGACGACGATGCCGGTGACGACGACGTGTCGGACGATGACGCCGATGACGACACCGACGACGACACGGGCGACGACGACACCGGCACCACGACGACGACCGTGACGACGACGACCACCACCACGACGATCCCCGATCTCTACTTCGACGACTTCGAGTCTTATGCGCCGGACGCGGCGCCGACGTCACCGTGGGTCATCCAGGTCAATGGCGCGACCACGATCACCGTTGCGGACGAAATCGCCAAGGACGGCGAGGGGCAGTTCCTGAAGTACGTCGCGGGCGCGGATTCCGGCGACTTCGGAAATGCGTCCACCTACATCAACATCGCCGATGACGCGGTCTATTCGTTCGACGTCTACCGCCTCGCCGGGGCGTCGCTGGAAATGCGGATTTCATACCATGACGGGTTTTGGCTCGACGAAGTCATCGTGGGATTCGCCGGAGCGACCAACAAACTCCAGGCGTGGGATTCGTCCGTCCCGGGCTGGCTCGAGTGCGACACCGTGTCCTACGACGAGTGGCAGCGCGTCGAGGTCGTGTACTACTGGTACATGGGTAAGTTCGACGTCTATCTCGACGGCGTTCTGACTGCCTGCGACGACGTCCCATTGAACCACGACGACGAACAGCCCCTGACCCTCGTCCAGTTCCTCGACTTCACGTCGGCGGGATACGGCGGCACCGCGTACCTCGACAACGTCGGTATCCAATCTTACGGAGACTGAGCCCCGCGCTTCTCGCGACGCGCCGGGCCGCGCGCAGCGCATGACCTTCGTCATGGCGCGCGGTCCGGGCCGGGTTCACGCTGCCCCCGTCCCCATTTCACAAATCTGAACGGGCGCGGCGCACAGGTGTGTTCGCGCGGGAGGTCGCATGAGGCTGTTTCGTGTGCGCGCGCTGTGTGTTCTCGTGCCGATTTTGATCTTCGCGGTCGCGTGCGGCGGAGCGCCGCCCAAGGAGCCGCCGACGACTCCGGTCGCCAAGACCGAACCGGCACCGCCTCCCCCGCCGCCCCCACCTCCGCCGCCGCCCGCCGAGATGAAGGCTCAGTCGACGATCGTGGTCGCCCCGATCCTGCCGGGCAAGATGGACACGTGGAAGGGGTTCATTTCGGCGGCCAACGGCCCGCGAAAAGGTGAATACGAGGCGTCGCGTAAAACCGCCGGCATGACGCAGGAATCCGTCTTCGTTCAGAAGACGCCGCACGGCGATTTCGCCGTGGTGTATATCGAAGCCGCGGATCCCAAGGCCGCGTTCGAGACGTTCAAGAATGGCGCGACGCCCATGGACAAGGACTTTGTCGCCCTGCTCAAGGACGTGCACGGCATCGACGTCTCCCAGCCGATGCCGCCGGTCGAACTGCGCGCGGGCTACGAGGGCGACGGCAAGCGCGGCGGGGGAAACAACGCGTTCTTCATTCCGGTTCTTCCCGGCAGGGAGGCCGACGCGGACAAGTGGATGACCGACATGGAAGGCCCCAAGGCCGCGGAATTCGATCGCACCCGTGCCCTGACGGGCGTGACCTTCGAGCGCGTGTTCAAGGTGAGCACGCCGAACGGCATGCTGATCGCGGTTTACATCGAGGCGGCGGACCCGGCCGCGGCGCTGAAGAACATGGGGACCTCGACGGACCCTTTCCTCGTGCAGTTCTTCAAGGACGCGCAGGCCGTGACCGGAATCGACTTCACGAAGGGGAGTCCACCGGTGAACGAGAAGCTCTCCGAATACAAGGCGATGTGAACGACGAGCCGCAAGGCCATGTGATCGGCACACATGAATCGCGAAACGGCCGGGGCGACGCGCTCCGGCCGTTTTTTCATCCGACGGCTACTCGACGGGACGCATGACGTCGGGCGTGATCTCCCACGGCTCGATGCCGTCCGTCTTCGACTTCACGACGACGCGAAAGTCCTTGCCGTTCGCGGTGTAGGACTCGACCGTCACCGTCTCGCTCAGCCTGCCCGAGCCCTCGTCGATCTTCGCCAGATCCGCCGTGCCGAAGGTGAGCGGCGCGGCGTCGTTGTTCGCGATCTGAACCGCCATGTGCATGCGAATCTTCGCCGCGACCGCCCGCATGCGCGCGCTCTCGGCCTGGCGCTCGGCCGTATCCACGAGCGAGATGTTGTTGAGCAATGCGTTGACTTCCGCCGCGCGCTCGCCCTTGGGATTCGCGGCGAGCAGCCGTTCGAGGATCTTCTTCGCCGCGCCCTGCCGGTGCTTCATCAACAGCGACTTCGCGTGCATCATCGGCAGCTCCCACTCGAGCTGCTTCGCCGCGGCCTTCCCGGCGGCCGTGTTCGCGAAGTTCGACGCGACGTCCTCGAGCGTGGCTGTCGCCGCGCGGAACTCGCCGTTGCGCGCGCGGTCGAGGGCGCGGTTGACCGTGTCGTCCAGGTCCGCCTCGATCTCCGCGATCGCCTTTTCGGCCAGCGTGCCGACCTCGTACTTGTTCCACAAAATCAGAAAGCTCTTGAGCTGGTTGATCGACTGGCCCGGCATGTCGCGGTCGAGCTGCGTCTGCACGTCGGCCCAGGCCTGCGTGGAGTCGGGTGTGTCGGGGCGCGATGGGCACCCGACGAGGAAACTCGCGACCAGGAGCACGCACACGACTGCGACCACATCACGCACCGGCATGGACCACCTCGATTCCCGTTGCGAAAATGGTACCGCGCGCGCGGGGGCTGCACAAGCGAAATCGTCGGCTCAGCGCAAGAACGCCTCGCCCGCCTCGTAGAGCCCGGGGATGCCGACCGGCAGGCGGCCCGTCGGAGTCACGACGCCGTAGAGCACGCGCGCGACGGATTCGACCGCGAGATCGCGGTTGCTGTACGCGGCGAGATAGGTCGGCGCGTCGGGAAACGCGGAAAGGTCGTAGGGCATCGCGAGCGCCACGACGATCGTCGGCCTCCCGAGGTCGAGAATCCGTTGCACCATGCCCGCCTGTTCGGCGTCGTCGCGAGCGTTATAGGTGGCGACGACGATCACGTCGGCTTCCGACGCCGCCGCGCCCGCGACGATCGCATCGGCAGCCATGGACGAGGTCGGCGAACCGAAAAGCGCCCCCTCGATCGTCGGATCATACGCCCGTAATGCGCCCAGCAGCGTCTTTCCCGCCAGATTCGGCCAACCAGCGGTGGGGTAGGCTTCCCACACCACGAGCGCGGGCGCGATGACGTGAACGCGCGTCGATTGGGCGTCGAGCGGCACGAGGCCGTCATCGTCGCGAACCAGCGTCACGGCTTGGTCGTGGAGCGACGCGGCTAGCGCGTGCTGCGCCGGCGTGTCCACACGCGCGTTCGCGCCCTCGGCCTCGCGGAACGGATTTTCGAACAGGCAGTACTTCATCTTGAGCGCGAGGATGCGGTAAACCGATTCGTCGATACGCGCCGCGTCGATGCGGCCGTCCTCGACCGCGGCGGCGACCGCGTCGATCTGCGCGGCGATCGTCTCGGGGTACGGCGCCGCGCGAAACGCGCCCGCCGCGACCGGCTCGAAGTCCTCGAAGATATCCATCACCATGTCCGCGCCGGCCTGAATCGCGAGGATGTCCGGCATCTCGCCCCAGTCGTTGCCCGTCACGCCGACCATGTTTACGTCGTCCGTGATGATGACGCCCTCGAAGCCCAGTTCGTCGCGAAGAATCCCCGTCAGGATCTTGTGGCTGATCGACGCGGGATAGTCGGGGTCCCACGCCGTGAAACGGGCGTGTGTGGGCATGATCATCTCCGCGCCGGCCTCGATCGCGGCGGCGAACGGCGCGAGATAGACGTCGCGCAGCGTGTCCTCGTCCTGATCCGCCACGGGCATCGACGTGTGCTCGTCGCCCGGCGCGGCGGTCTGCCCCGGAAAGTGCTTCGGCGTGGGGATCACCAGCTCGCGGCGCGTCGCGCGTACGGCGGCGCGGGCGTGCGCGGCGACCTCGTCGGGCCGCTCACCGAAACTGCGCGTGTACATCGACGTCTCGGCGGGATCGGTCATCACGTCGAGCACGGGCGCGAGATTCACGCTGATGCCGAGTTCGTGAAGCTGCTCGGCCATGATCCCGTACGACGCGGCGGTGGCTTCGGGATCAAAGGTCGCGCCGAGGCCCAGATTGCCCGGCGTGTCGGTGCCGCCGAAGAGCGACGACAGCGACTGCGGAATACCGCCCTCCTGGTCGATGCCGATGAAGAGCGGCACGGGAGGGTCGTTCGCCATCGCGAGGGTTTGCAGCGTGTTCGTGTTGTTGACCGTCCACTCGGGCCACGCGCCGAGCGTCAGCAGAATCTTCGCGTGCACGGCTCCCACGCCCAGATCGCGCACCATTTCGATGGCGCCGGGGCTCTCGAAAAGCGGGAACATGTCGACGCCCACGTAGTACATCTGCGCGACCTTGCGACGCACGTCCCACGCGGCAAGGATCGCGTCGATCCGCTCCTCGTCCACGACGCAGAACTCCGGCTCGTCGGAGTCGTCGTCCGGCGCGTCGTCAACGGGCGCGGTGTCTTCGTCATCGTCCGAGTCGTCGTCCTCGGGAACGTCCGAGTCCGTCGAATCCGCGTCGTCGCCCGTGCCGCCCGCGCAAGCGGCAATGATGGTAAGCGCCAGTGGCCACAAGGCGGCAATGGTCCTGTCGTTCATCGCTAATCCGCCTCGATCAGAACCGCGTACGGCGCATCGAGAAACGACCCGTAGGTCACCAACGCGTCGGCCGTGACGCGCCATTCGATCTCGGCGCGGCGCGCACCCGGCGGCACGTCGGTCGTTTCCTCGTATGCGAACCACTCCGGCGTGTTGATCGGGCCGATCGACGATTCGCCCAGCGCGTCGCCCGACTCGTCGAGGAAACGCAGCGTCAGCGTCGCCTCGTTGCGTCCGTCCCAACTGGTCATCCACGCGCCGAAACGCATCGCCAGCGCGCCCGCGTCGATGCCGTCCTGCCGGGCGGTCGGCAGCAGGAATTGCTGCGTCGCCCATTGATCGAGCGCGGGGAGCATGGCCGCGGCGAGCAAGTGGTCGCCCGTGGCCGAGGGCACGTCGGCCTCGGGCAGGAAGAAGAGCGGCAGCCAATGATCGCGCATCACGGACACGCCGCCGCTGCCCACCCAGCGCGCGAAGCCGTCGTCGAAGAGCGGGTTGTCGATCAGGTTCGCCGAGACGACGCCCGACGATTCGGCGCGCACGTCCACGGTGAGCGACACGGCGTCGAACGACGCGACGTTGACCGCGCCGAGCAGGCCCATCGCGACGCTGCGTAGCGTAACGCGCGCGTAGCGCGTGCCGGGCGGGATCTCTCCCACCGCGCGCCACGGCTGCCAGTAGAGTGCGTCGAAACGCCCGGCGCTGACGTGGCCGGTCAGGCGGCCACCCGCGTCGAACAGGTCCACCACCGCCTCGGCCTCGTCGTAAGGGATCAGCCAGCTATAGGGCAGGTCGCCGAGCAGGAGCGTGCCCGTGCGCGACGCACCCGAGAGCACGATGCGCGCGCGGCCCTCGTCGATCGCGGCGGCGTAACGCGCGAGATCCGCGCCCTGCATCGCCTTGGACTTCAGCGACCCCGTGCCGCCGGTAAAGACGCGCTCGCCGTCGAGGGGCTCCACCCAAAACCAACCCTCATTCACGACGGAGCGGACCAGCGTCCACCCGGCGCCGCCCTCTTCCGCGCCGCCGTCCGTGAGCAACTCCTCGCGAAACGCGAAGGGAACCCACGCGGGTTCGGCGAGCGCGTTCCCCTCGGCGTCGGTCGCGGCGGTCACGTAAATGTTCAGATCGGCGGGCGCGGGAATTGGCCCCGCGAAATTCAGCTTCACGATGTCGCCGTCGCCGAGCAGGTCGAACGACGCGGGCGAAATCTCGGCATCGCCGTTCGCGACAATCACGGACACGTCGGCCATGGGGCGGTCAAAGAGCAGCGCGATCGCCTCGTCGCCGAAGCCCTGCATCGCGTCGAGTAGAACCGGAGCCGATGGCGCGGGCGTTTCGGGGAACGCGATCTCGCTCCACTGGGGCTTGTGATCGGAAAGCGGCGGCGTGAGATTCAAAATCTCGCCACGCACCGCGCAAGCGCCGGAGCTTTTGTTGAAGTACGCGTTGTCGATGAGCTGCCGTCCCTCGGTACCGTAAAAATACACCGACGGCCACGTCACCCGCGACGACGGCGGCACGCCCATCGACGCCCAAGACTCGGCCATCGTCTCGGCGAGGATGCGCATCTGCGTCGAGCCCATCTCGTCGTTCCAGTCGCCCGCGACGACGATGCGTTCGGCGTCGTCCGCCGGCAGGATCGTGTCGACCAATTCGC
The Deltaproteobacteria bacterium DNA segment above includes these coding regions:
- a CDS encoding glycoside hydrolase family 3 C-terminal domain-containing protein, translated to MNDRTIAALWPLALTIIAACAGGTGDDADSTDSDVPEDDDSDDDEDTAPVDDAPDDDSDEPEFCVVDEERIDAILAAWDVRRKVAQMYYVGVDMFPLFESPGAIEMVRDLGVGAVHAKILLTLGAWPEWTVNNTNTLQTLAMANDPPVPLFIGIDQEGGIPQSLSSLFGGTDTPGNLGLGATFDPEATAASYGIMAEQLHELGISVNLAPVLDVMTDPAETSMYTRSFGERPDEVAAHARAAVRATRRELVIPTPKHFPGQTAAPGDEHTSMPVADQDEDTLRDVYLAPFAAAIEAGAEMIMPTHARFTAWDPDYPASISHKILTGILRDELGFEGVIITDDVNMVGVTGNDWGEMPDILAIQAGADMVMDIFEDFEPVAAGAFRAAPYPETIAAQIDAVAAAVEDGRIDAARIDESVYRILALKMKYCLFENPFREAEGANARVDTPAQHALAASLHDQAVTLVRDDDGLVPLDAQSTRVHVIAPALVVWEAYPTAGWPNLAGKTLLGALRAYDPTIEGALFGSPTSSMAADAIVAGAAASEADVIVVATYNARDDAEQAGMVQRILDLGRPTIVVALAMPYDLSAFPDAPTYLAAYSNRDLAVESVARVLYGVVTPTGRLPVGIPGLYEAGEAFLR
- a CDS encoding endonuclease/exonuclease/phosphatase family protein, producing the protein MKHLFSVILVVLALAFCGCGSSDDSPSDDDALAPDDDTDDDTDDDADDDADDDTWPPLPDDDADDDHPVLVETKPLRWGRYVCPEPDPPGSRVVMGSYNVYGGNFATADEIGAALADHGTYDLFALQEVPDEAFAQTIADEMGMDHLEYDNGIALISATALVDPEVIYFTGSGRHVVRANTTIDGAEVSAYAIHISWDEEGNRQTRELVDTILPADDAERIVVAGDWNDEMGSTQMRILAETMAESWASMGVPPSSRVTWPSVYFYGTEGRQLIDNAYFNKSSGACAVRGEILNLTPPLSDHKPQWSEIAFPETPAPSAPVLLDAMQGFGDEAIALLFDRPMADVSVIVANGDAEISPASFDLLGDGDIVKLNFAGPIPAPADLNIYVTAATDAEGNALAEPAWVPFAFREELLTDGGAEEGGAGWTLVRSVVNEGWFWVEPLDGERVFTGGTGSLKSKAMQGADLARYAAAIDEGRARIVLSGASRTGTLLLGDLPYSWLIPYDEAEAVVDLFDAGGRLTGHVSAGRFDALYWQPWRAVGEIPPGTRYARVTLRSVAMGLLGAVNVASFDAVSLTVDVRAESSGVVSANLIDNPLFDDGFARWVGSGGVSVMRDHWLPLFFLPEADVPSATGDHLLAAAMLPALDQWATQQFLLPTARQDGIDAGALAMRFGAWMTSWDGRNEATLTLRFLDESGDALGESSIGPINTPEWFAYEETTDVPPGARRAEIEWRVTADALVTYGSFLDAPYAVLIEAD